ATAAAATAATCGCCTTTCTTCCTCGATAGCATCGTTATCAACTTCTGCATGACTTTTTTGCGTGCCTCTTATAATCGGGAACTTGCCGTCCACGAGCCATGGAATAAATACTGCTTTCCATTCAAGCCCCTTTGCCTGGTGTATGCTTGAAAGAACAACCTGCTCTTTTTCTCCTGCATCGTTAGCAGACGCTGAAACAGTTGCTACGAGTGCCATTTCACTTAAAAAATCGGTAACATTTTTGAATTTCGTAGAATAATTAATTAGCTGCTTTATATCTTCAAGCCTTGTTTCATAGTTTGTATAAGCAAGTTTGAGATATTCATTGTAGCCGTTATCAAGGATAAGCATAAGCATGTCGGAAGGCAGTTTTTCTTCTATATTTGATAGCATTTGCAAGAGCTCATAAAATTTATTTAAATGGTGCATAGCTTTTTTTGATATTATCCCGGATAGTTCGTTAGAGTTTAATAGGGAGATATCGGATTCATGTTTGCTAAAAAAGTCCCAGACAACTCCTGATGTTTTAACACCAATACCCGGATACAGCTTTAAAGCCCTTTTAAATCCAAGTTCATCGGAAGGGTTATTCATAAACCTCAAATAACTAAGAACATCCTTTATATGCGACTGTTCAAAAAATCGGATCCCTGATCTTACTTCATAAGGTATACCAAGCCTTGTAAGTTCCATCTGTATCTCCATGGAATGGTAATGCGATCTGTAAAGAACCGCAATTTCATTAAGATTGAGATCTGATGAAATCGAGAGTATATGTTTTGCTATAAAACCGGCTTGTTCGTCTGTACTTTCCAATTCCACTACCACAGGTAAAACTCCTGCCCCTCTTGTTGCTATAAGATGTTTTTGATACTGTTTTTTATTCCGAATTATTGTAGCATTCGCGAGGTCGAGTATTGCCTGAGTGCTTCTATAATTTGTCTGAAGCTTATAAACAACAGCATCAGGATATCGCTCTGTAAACCCTAGGATGTTATCATAATGTGCACCCCTGAATGCGTATATGGACTGAGAATCATCTCCCACGACCATAAGGTTTCTATGCTTCTGTGATATTATATCAATAATATCGGCCTGGAGCTTGCTTGTATCCTGATACTCATCAACAAGTATATGCTGGAAGTGCTCTTCATAATGTGTTCTTACGTCATCATGTTCAAGTAGAAGCTGTTTCAAAAGCAACAACAGATCATCAAAATCCAGTGCATTAAGCTTTGCCTTTTTAGTGACCAAACGTTCATGAATCAAGAAAAGGTCATCTATATATTCCGTCAATTGCGGGAATCTCTTTGTTACGGTATGCTCCACATTTATAGAGAGATTGGAGCTGAGGCTGAGTATTGTGTTTACCGTATCCTCCGACGGAAATCGCCTGTTATCGTTAAGACCAAACTCCGTTATCGTATCGGATATGAGGTCTTTTCTATCTTCTTCATCAAGGATTGTAAAATTGTGTTTAAAACCAAGTAGCCCAATGTGTCTTCTAAGGATGAGGTTTGCAATGTGATGAAATGTCCCACCCCAAATACCGGAATTATCCATTGATAAAAGCTTCTGAACCCGGGACAGCATCTCTCTTGCAGCTTTGTTTGTAAATGTTACAAGCAGGAGGCGAGAAGGCGGGACACCATCTTTAATTAGTTTTGCCACTCTATATATGAGTGTCCGTGTTTTCCCACTTCCCGCTCCTGCTATAACCAGAGAAGGCCCTGATGCCGAGAGAACAACTTTTAATTGTTCTTCATTTAAAGCATTCTCAAAATCCAATACAGTATTTATATGCGTTTGTTTTAATAATGGTTGATTAGTCACCAGTTATACTTTTGTTTCAATCTTTGTTTTCGCTTTTAAAGCATTAATCAATGTCTCAAATGCATTTTTTGCTTTCTGTTGTACAAGCATCTGTTTAATCATATCTTTTACGCTTTTAAAATCTTTTTTCTCTGCGGCTTTCTTCGCTACAAGCTGAATAATGTGATAACCAAACTGGGTATGCACTATAGGGCTTATCTGTCCCGGTTTCTTAAGTGCAAAAGCCGCCTCTGAAAATGCAGGAACCATTGCACCTTTTTCAGGAAAAAATCCTACATCACCGCCATTGACCGCAGAAGCCTTATCAATAGATTTTTCCATTGCAAGGGTTGTAAAGGGTACACCTTTTTTTAATTCTTTTTCAATCTGTTCTGCCTCTGCCTGTGTTTTTACAAGTATGTGTCTTACATCAACTTCTTGCGGAACAGTAAACTCTGCCTTATGCTTTTTATAAAAAGCCTGCGCATCTGCGTCTGATACAGTTATACCCTTTTCAAGAGATAAGAAGACCTGCCTTGCAACAAGTTGATCTTTTACCTGTTTTCTGATCTCATCTTCGCTCATACCCGATTCATTCAAAATTTTTTCAAACTTGACTTTGCCAAACTTTGATTCAAGTCCTGAGAGCGTATTGTTAACATCGGTATCGGTAACTGTTATACCGTTTTGCTTTGCATAGCCTAACAGTAGATTTAGCGATATAAGCCCCTGAATCACATTTTGTTTTAGCTCATTTATTATATTAGCATTTTGTTTACTATAAGGATCAAACGGCTTACCCTGTGCAGCAGAAAATTCTTTTAACAAAGCAACCTGTAAGTTGAGTTCCTTGTTTAACTCTTTTTTTGAGATAGTTTTATCCCCGATGATTATGGCAGGTCCTGAACCACTGATCAGCTCAAAAGGTTTTTTACCGCCTTTTAAAACATTGGTTTTCCATAATATGGCAATAGCCGCTATCACTATTACAATTAAAGCAGAAGAAATGACCAATATAGCTTTTCTGCCGGCAGGTTTTGTTCCCTGATCCTTGTTTATACTTTCATTGTTTGTTTCATTGTCAGACATGTAGCCTCCTTAAAATAAGTTGTTTTGACAATCTCATAATTTTTAAAGCATGTCAACTATGTGTATTCTTTTTATCTTTTATTAAAACCCTGTACGATTGTTTGATGGGACATTACCCTTAATTTTGCAATGCGTTTATCAATGGGCGGGTGTGTCGATAGCAGGTCAGCAAGAAAGCCTTCTTTGTTGTCAATACCTCTTGCAAGGGGATCCGATATGAACATGTGTGCCGTTCCTCTGTTTGCATTTCGCATGGGCGTAAAATCCATTCTTATTTTTTCAAGGGCAGATGCAAGAGCCATTGAATTCCTTGTAAATTCTACAGAGGATGCATCTGCTGCATACTCGCGTTCTCTTGATACCGCCATTGCCATGATCTGGCCGATGATGGGTGCAATCACGGCAAGCGATATGGCAATAATTATAAGAAATGCCGGACTGCTTATACCTTCATCCTTTCTTCTTCTTGGTCCATAAAAAGATATACGCCATAGCCAATCACTAATGAGAACAATGGTCCCGAGTAAAACAGCTACAACCATCATGGTTTTAATATCACGGCTTTTTATATGTCCCATTTCATGGCCTATAACAGCCTGAAGCTCTTCTCTGTTCATCTTATCAAGCAATCCCTCAGTAACCGCGATACTTGAATGCATCTGGTCCCTACCTGTTGCAAATGCATTAGGCTGATCGGATGGGATAAGATATACACTTGGCATAGGGTTACCGGATGCAACAGACATTTCTTTTACAACATCCAAAAGTAATCTTCCCTTTGGGAATGCGATCGTATCGGCTGGATCTACGGGCACCGCATTTACAGATGTTAGTACAAAATAATCCCCGTTATAGTACGAAACCCATGCCCAGAAGCCTGCAGTCATGAATGCTACAACCGTTGCAAAGGGGAATCCGCCGTTTAACACATCAATACCAAGATAGAAATGATCTATGAAGTAACCGATAGAAAGGACGACCGCAAAAAAAACAATTATAAGTACAATTGTTGTCCTATTATTGTTTCTTTGTTCCTGAAAAAAATCCATAAATAATCCCGCAAATATCCCTTATTCATCTCGTATATTTACTCTTCTAGACCCAATAAAGCGGTGTTAGTACTCCGCATCAAACAACAATGAATTCTTTTATAAGAATACCGCTCTTCAAATAAATCATACAATTTGTTTAAAGTAAAGTAAAAGTATGCTTTAATTGGACAATGGAAGACACTATGAAGAGAGGAACCACAAAGTTATTCAGAAGCATTGCTGAAGAAATGACCCACACAAAAGGTATCTCTGATAATATAAAGCAACAGACAACCCGCATTATTAAACACAATTTTATATAGGATAGCATGGAAAGGCTTTACATGCATATTTCTTGCCCTATAGTCTTGTACTCTGGTATATAAAAAGGCTATCAGGGATATATGAAAATAAATGTAGAAATAGATAACACCGAGCATGCCGTGGATATTATAAAGGCAGAGCATGAAATATACAAATGCCTTGTAGATGGCAGGGATCTGCACGTTAATCTTTCCATTATTAAGCAGGACAACAATATCAGTGTATACTCAATTATTAGTAATGGGACGTCATACGATGTGGTTGTCCACAAAAATAGGGTTAGTGAGATCGTATGCGTTAATGGCATCACTTATAGTGTTAAAGTGAAGAACATGCTTGATCTTATCAAGTCTAAAGAGAAAAAACTCCATGCTGATGGTAAAGGTTTTAAAATACTCGCACCGATTCCAGGCAAGGTTATTGCGGTTAAAGTTGATAGCGGCAGCAATGTAAAAAAAGGGCAGTCTGTTATTGTTATAGAAGCCATGAAAATGGAAAATGAAATAAGAACACCGGTAGACGGTGTTATAACAGGCATACATGTTAAAGAGGGCGATAAGGTTGAGAAAGATACGAGGCTCATTACTATCGCATTTTAAACTATGAATAAGAATGATAAATTAAAAAATGGGATCAGAGAATATGAGCAGGGCCTTTCAGGTGTAAAAAAGAGAAAGGACAGGTTTGAAACCTTTTCACATATAAACTTAGAGGATCTTTACACTCCCGAAAGTTTAGAACCTTATGATTATGTATCACAACTCGGATTTCCCGGTGAATATCCGTTTACACGGGGTATTCAGCCTCTTATGTATAGAACAAGGTTGTGGACAATGCGGCAGTATGCAGGCTTTGGAGATGCTTTAAAAACAAATCAAAGGTTTAGATATTTACTTGATGCAGGTCAAACAGGACTATCTGTTGCCTTCGATCTGCCCACACAGATGGGGTATGACCCTGATTCTCCTTTTTCGGCAGGCGAGGTCGGCAGGGTTGGTGTTTCAATAAGCACACTTAAGGATATGGAAATATTGTTTGATAAAATACCTCTTGATAAGGTAAGCACATCAATGACTATAAACGCCACTGCTATAATATTACTGACAATGTACATGGCGGTTGCGGACAAGCAGCATGTACCGCACACGAAATTGCAGGGCACTATACAGAATGATATATTAAAGGAATATATTGCAAGAGGTACATATATATTCCCAGTAGAACCTTCAATCCGTATCACTACTGATATATTCGCTTATTGCAAATCACACCTCCCCAACTTTAATACCATCAGTATATCGGGCTATCATATAAGAGAAGCAGGAGCTAACGCTGTTCAGGAGCTTGCGTTTACATTTGCTGATGCAATCGAATATGTAAAAAGCGGGATTAAAGCAGGTCTGGTTATAGATGATTTTGCACCAAGGCTTTCATTCTTTTTTGGAGTTCATAATAACCTTATTGAAGAAATAGCAAAGTTCAGAGCCGCAAGAAGGATATGGGCAAAAATAATGAAAGATATATTCCATGCGGAAAACCCAAAATCAATGATGCTGAGATTCCATACACAAACCTGCGGTTCGACTTTAACGGCACAACAGCCGGATAACAATATAATAAGGGTAACCATACAGGCACTTGCATCAGCCCTTGGAGGAACACAATCGCTCCATACTAATTCAAAAGATGAAGCCCTTGCATTACCTACAGAAGCCTCTGTTAAACTTGCACTGAGGACCCAACAGATTATTGCACACGAATCAGGCATCGCTGATTTTGTGGATCCGCTTGCGGGTTCTTACGCAGTAGAATCATTGACCAACGAGATTGAGAAAAAGGTTATGAACTATCTTGATAAAATAGAAAAAACAGGCGGCGCCGTAAAATGGATACAGTACGGCATGTTTAAGAACGATATAGAAGACTCAGCATACGTGTATCAGCAGGCCATAGAAAAGAAAGAAAGCATTATAGTTGGTGTTAATGAATTTACAGATCACGAGGACGGGCATTTTGATATATTAAAGGTTGATCCTGAGATAGAGAAGGCACAGATCAAAAAACTTAACTTCATCAGGAAGAACAGAGATAATGAATCTGCAGAGCAGACACTTAAAAAGCTAAAACAAGCAGCGCGTTCTCAAGAGAATCTCATGCCTCATATATACGAGGCTGTAAAGGCGTACACATCGATAGGCGAGATCTCTAGTACTTTGAAAGAGGTATTTGGGGAGTTCAGATAAAGATCGGCAATCCCTTGCCATTGTGGACTGTATTTAAATAGCATGCATCAAAAAGACTTGATCCTATTACGGATAGTATCCATGCCAAAAGCTCAGTTTTGTAAAAATCATACAAGTTAATCTAATCATTGATATTATCAAGATAGAAAACAATCCGCTGCCCGTATGGTATGTCGTTTGCATGGGCGTCGATATAAAATTCAGGTGCTACCCCTGTAACGTTCACACCCGATAAAGAGATGGCTATGGTTGACCATGTGTATACAGGCAGTGATTGAGGAAGAGGTGCATCATATAGAATTTTATTCCCCGGTATCAACATGAGGTATACAAAGTCGGTTGCACTTCTGTATAGACCTGACTGTGTATATAAACTGTCAGGATACACATCAAATGATAACACCGCAGAACTGGTAATTGGAACAAGCTCATTCATGCCGAGTGTGACTATGGCGATTACTGGTAACCCTGCCTGCAATACAAGACCGTTTAGCGTAAAGCTGATCATTGCCGATTGGACTGCAGTATCTTTTATAACCCCCTCAGACACGACAACCCCATTTCCGACGGCGTTGTCAGGGTTCGGGAATGTGTCGGTTATGTTATTCGTAAAACATCCGGGATCCGTCATGTCCATGCAGAGCCTGGAGTTGTTCATAGATGCATTTACTGAGAAGCCTGTAAGGGTACTGAAATCGCTCTGGGTATTATTCTGTCCGAGTACCTTTACACCAAACCACCATATACCCTGCGGCAGTGAATATGGAAGAGTGTTATGTATGATCAAGTATGTACATAAGCGTCCTTTTGCCGGCATAAGCAGGGGGTAATTCAATATAATCATCGGCAAGCGTATAATCGGGGTTGTACCAAAGCTGAGCACCGCCAAACCATGATATTTCATTATCTGGAAAATATCCTATAAGCCAATGTTATTCATGGCCAGCATGTATACATCTGACAATCTCGACTTATTACAAGTGCTCTTTACCTTTATTTAGTAAGCCACAGGACTTATAAGCTTCCGGCTTTAAAGGAAGTTTGTGAAGCAAGAGATTAGTCTGTCATTACCGCACCCGCGAAAATCCAAGTCTTAAATATACAGTCTCTGAATTCCCGTTTTAACTGGATAACACTCTTAGCTTCGCCTAAAAGTGCTGGGTTTCAATCATCCGCATCAGCAAAAAAAGACACCGGGAATCTTTATCCTACACGAAGCTCATTGATAGAAGTTACAGGATCTTCAAAAAAAATCATAGAATCAAATGCAGCATCATCAAGAAAACCCTTTCTGCGGAAAGATGGGTTTATTATTTTTTCCCCATCACTGTGCCGCAGCATATTAACTCGGTAAACTCCGGGCCGCATTCAGTCATAACAACCTCTGTTCCGCATGATGTGCAAACGTATTTTTCCTTCTTTGCAGAGTTACCTCTTTTTACTGCCTTTTTTGCTTTTGACTTTTTTATCGCCATAACCGGTCCTCCTCTCATTCTTACTATTTATATAGTATGCCTTACATCCGTATAAGTCAATGAGATACATTCACTCCCTGCTCCCCTTTTTAAGCAAGCCCATGATATGCGGACAGTCAATTCATCAATCATTCATACTCGGTCACAACATCTTATTTACTATTTATAAATTCATTGCTATATTTAGCCTTAGAAAAAGGAATTTCATGAGTTCTATTTTGATTGAGAAAAGAGAAAAAGGCATTGTTGTTTTAACAATAGACAGTCCTGGCAAGCAAAATGCATTTAATGCAAGTATGCTTGAAGAGCTTCAGACAACACTTGAAAGGCTTAAAAAGAATAAAGATATAAAGATTTTATACATAACCGGCTCTGGGGATAAATCCTTTTCAGCCGGCGTGTTTTTAAAAGACCTTGTAGAGTTTGCCAATCCGGCAGAGGCAAGGGTATATGCAGAGCTGCTTGAAAGTACAATGGACAGGCTGTTTAATTTTCCTAAGCCAGTAATTGCACTTATAAACGGATACGCTCTTGGCGGTGGATTCGGTATTGCAATGTCATCGGATATAAGAATTATGACAGAAAATGCCGTCATTGGGTTTCCGGCGGTCAGGATTGGTGCCATACTCCCTGCCGGGTGCACATACAGGTTACTTGAACTTGCCGGTGCAGGCAAAGCAAAAGAATTACTTTTAACGGGAAGACATGTAAAATCTGATGAGGCTTTAAATATGGGACTTGTAAACTATGTTGTTAAAGATAGGGAATCACTCTTTGCAAAGGCTGATGAACTTTCAGAACAGATTCTTCAGGCTTCCGGCCATGCAATTGCTATGACAAAGGCAACCGTTAACCAACATACAAATGAACTCATTTACAGGTATAGCCTATATTCATCCGATAATTTTGCATACCTGTTTACAACAAAGGACTGGAAAGAACGTATCGATAGTTTCTTAAAAAGAAAAAACTGATTGATAAAAAAACTTTTAAAGGTATTATAGTAAAATGGATGCCATGAGTGTGACGGTTACAAAAAAAAGATACAATGTACTTGCATCTCTTTGTATAATAGTAGGTTTCTTACTTATTCTTGAGAACTATGGTTATGTAAGCGGCATGTATAAGCTATGGCCCGTGTTCCCGCTTGTCATTGGTATAGGTTTATATCTTGTCTATAGGGATAGGGGTAGAATAGACCCGGTTATTCTCGCAATCGGTGTTTATATTATTCAGTTCAGTATACTTGCTTTTTATGCAACATATACATCATGGTCCAGTATGGAATACCTGTGGCCGTTGTATATAGGTTTTCTTGGTGTATCAATTCTCTCAATATATATAAGTAATAATAAAAGCATCATATTTTTTCATCTTTCTTTCTTCTTGATCGGCCTGTGTGTGGTATTTTTTCTTGTATTTTCTATCAGTGCAAGACTATGGCCTATTTCACTTATTTTACTTGGAATAAGCATATTACTCATAAAGGAGTTTAACAAATTATGAAAAAAGTATTGTTCATAGAACCAAAAGCTGTTGAAGCAAACGTGTTTGCAAAATTCATTAACCTGCCGTTGTTAGGACCGCTCTATCTCGGTACAATGATAAAGCAGGCAGGTTTTGATGTTAAGATCATTAATGAAAATCTACTTGGAAGGAAGCTCACCCTAAATGAACTTGAGGGCGATGTCCTTTTACTAACATCCCTTACCTGTACATCGGAAAGAGCTTATGAGATTGCAAGGCAGTTCAAGTCAAAGAATCCTAATTCCACGGTCATCATGGGTGGTATTCATGCGACATTTTTACAGGAAGAGGCAGGCAAATATGTAGACTACGTTGTGGCAGGCGAGGGCGAAAATGTCATTATTGATCTATTAAAGCATGGCTCTGATAAACGCATAATTCAGGGGGAATTCCTGCATAAGCTTGATAATATACCGGTACCGGATTTTGATCTGCTCGTCAATAGTAAAAAGTTGAACATTACTCCTGTTATGACATCAAGGGGCTGTCCTTATGATTGCAACTTCTGCTCTGTAACAAAGATGTTCGGTCAGGGTTACAGGACATTCTCGGTAGACAGGGTTATAGAAGAGCTCAAAAATGTAAAAACAGAAAAGGTTTTTTTCTATGATGATAATTTTACCGCAAATATCAACAGAACCTACGAACTGATGGAACGCATAGCAAAAGAAAATTTTAAATTTAGATGGTCAGCCCAGGTAAGGACAGACATTACCCGCTACCCAGATCTTGTAAATGATATGAAACGGGCAGGCTGTGATACTGTTTATGTCGGTTTTGAATCAATCAGCGATAAAACACTAAAGGACCTGAGCAAACATCAAACAATCGAAGATATTAAAAGGGCAATAGATACATTCCATACGAATGACATATATGTTCACGGTATGTTCATTTTTGGCAGCGACGAAGATGAAAAGAATATATTCAAGGAAACAGCAGATTTCTCAATAAAAAATAAGGTTGACACCGTTCAATACGCTATTCTTACACCTCTTCCCGGAACAGAAACATTTGAAAAACTTGAATCACAGGGCAGGTTATTACATAAGATGTGGCAGTATTACGATGGATTGCATGCTGTATTTCAGCCCGAACAGATGTCTGCAATTGAGCTCCAGCAGGGCATGCTTGATGCATTCGAAGAATTTTATTCATACACGAGGATATTTAACGAGGCATTGAATGCATCCTACGATCACAGCATTGGCAAAATAATTGGAGTGATCAAGAAGAAAGTCCATACGCTGGATTTTAAAGACGTAACAATAAAGGTTATTGCAAACCACATTATAAAAAACTGGTACAGGTTAAATAAAGATTATCTTTTGTATCTCTCGCGTGTAAAGGCGTCGGTAAAAGAAGCTACTCATAATTTATTGCCGTCAAGGTAGCCGGATATAGCTTTGTTTACAGCTTCAGGCTTTTCCATCATAACCATGTGGCCTGCACCTGGTATGATCGTAAGAGAGGAGTTTCTAATCTTCTGATTAAGATAACGTGCATACTTCACAGGAGTCATAATATCTTCTGCACCGAAAACAAGCAGGGTATTTATACCGATTTTTTCTACTTCATCCATGATGTCAAACCTGTCGCAAGCCGTGAAATCTGATAACGCAATATGCGCATTAGATTCTGAGATGCTGTCTTTAAATAAAGACTTTTTATGTTCATCCGCAGCCTCTGCAACTGAAAAATCGACAGACATATTAATAAAATTATTGAAGTCGGATTCGATTGTATCGAACACCTGCGGCGAGACCCTTAACCTCGCGCCTGTTCCTATAAGTATCAAACCTGAAATCATGTCAGGGTTATCTAGTGTAATCTTCTGGGATATTGCTCCACCCATAGAATGACCGACAAGAATTATCTTTTTAAGGTTCAATTCCTTTACAGTATGCAGTACCGCATCAGAGTATTCATCTATAGTTTCTTTTGGACTATCCTTTGAATCACCATGCCCAGGCAGATCAAGTACAATGACAGATCTTTTACCCTTAAAAAACTCCCACTGGTATGTCCATACCTTATGGGATCCTGCTGCACCATGAATAAAGATCACCGGTAAACCATCTCTGTTATCAGATATTAAATAGTTAAGTTTGGGTTCAACCATATATTGATCATACTACAACAATTTTTTTCTTTTTTCAAAAAACCCTGGGTTACACGTCTAAAAGGATAATTTTACCCTGCAAGAAAACATTACAGCGCATTTCTATTTGATAAAAGAACATAGCCATGTTACAATGATCGGATAAAATAAAAATAAGAGGAGCTTATGCCTAAAAGGGATTTGATCAGTATATTTGACTTAAAAAAACCTGAGATTGATAGTCTGATAAAGGAAGCGGTAAAGCTTAAGAAGGAAAAACGGTGTTCACTACCATTGAAAGGGAAAACGCTTGCCATGCTCTTTGAGAAATCCTCAACAAGAACGAGGGTTTCATTCGAGGTAGGCATGTACCAGCTCGGAGGAGCTGCTCTATATCTGAATTCCGGCGACATACAGCTCGGCAGAGGAGAAACGATTCAAGACACTGCCAGAACTATTTCAAGATACGTTGACGGCATAATGATAAGAACATTTGCCCATGACAATGTTGTACGGCTTGCAAGTGCAGCATCAGTGCCCGTTATTAACGGGCTTTCCGATCTTTCTCATCCATGCCAGATACTCAGCGACCTTTTAACCGTATATGAAAAAAAGGGGGATTACAAAAAACTCACCTACGCTTACGTTGGCGACGGCAATAATGTTTTGAACTCATGGATTGAGGCAGCAGGATTGCTTGGGCTCAAACTCAGGATTGTAACGCCGGCATCACATTCGCCGTCAAAAGCTATATTGAAAAAAGCAATGACTATGAATCAAAAGTTCATAACTCTGTACAATAATCCGGTTGATGCGGTTAAAGATGCCGATATCGTTTATACCGATGTATGGGTCAGCATGGGACAGGAGGATTTAAGGGAAGCAAAACTCAAGGATTTTTCCGGATTACAGATTAATGAAGCATTGATTAAACATGCAAGGCACGATGCAATTGTAATGCACTGCCTTCCTGCACATAGAGGCGAAGAGATAACATCAGAGGTCATGGACGGCAGGCAGTCGGTTGTGTTTGATCAGGCAGAGAACAGACTTCATATGCAAAAGGCAATATTAAAATTCTTGATTAAATAACAGTGGAGGGAAATTGATGGAAACAAAGCTTTATACCATTATCCTCGCAGCCGGTGAAGGCAAAAGGATGCAGTCGGACATTCCAAAGGTTTTTCATCCTATCGGCGGACTTCCAATGATAGAGTACGTCCTTAGGCGAGCAATTGATTTGCATTCAGATAAGGTTATGATTGTTGTTGGAACTGGTAAGGAAATAATAATGGGCTATGTCTCAAAGAGATACGAAGACGCAATATTTATCCATCAGAACAAGCAGCTCGGCACCGCGGATGCCGTTAAATCAGCTGCACAAGAGCTTTCCGAGCTCGAAGGAGATGCACTTATACTGAACGGAGACGTGCCTTTAATAAGGCATGCACTTATCAAGGAATTCTATGCGCGGTATAAAAAGTCAGGTGCCTCGCTTGGATTTATAACCTCTAAACTGGATGAGCCTGAAGGATACGGAAGGGTCGTTAAAAGGGCAGGTAAATATGAGATTGTTGAAGAAAATGACGCGGACGATAAAGTCAAAAAGATAAAAGAGATCAATGCCGGTATTTATCTGGTATCCTCCAAACTGCTCTTTAAGGCACTTGAACGTGTAAAGCCTTCGGATACTACGGGAGAGTATTATCTTACAGATATAATAACCATCGTTCAGTCTATGAAAAAAAAGGTGATCAACTTCCATACGGACGACGCAGATCAGGTGCTTGGCGTAAACGACAGAAAGGCGCTCGCTCATTCTGAGAGCATACTCAATCAACGAAAGTTAAACAGTCTTATGGCAAGCGGCGTAACGATTTTTGATCCGAACACCACGTACATTGAGCAGGATGTTATGATAGGCAAAGACAGTATAGTGTATCCGAACAACTTTATAATGAACGGGACCAAAATCGGGAAAAGATGCACTATATGGAACGGAGCCGTCATTTCGAACTCTATTATAAATGATGAGTCAGAAGTCAAACCCTACTCTATCATTGATCAAAGTATAGTCGGGAGAAATTCAATAATAGGCCCTTTCGCAAGACTAAGGCCCGATACTGTTCTCGACGAGCAGGTTCATGTGGGCAACTTTGTAGAGATAAAGAAATCGGTCCTTGGTAAAAAAACAAAAGCAAATCATCTATCATATATAGGTGATGCTACAATAGGTAACAATGTAAATATAGGTGCAGGAACAATTACATGTAACTATGATGGTGTAAAGAAGAACCTTACCGTGATTGAGGATGAA
This region of Deltaproteobacteria bacterium genomic DNA includes:
- a CDS encoding M48 family metallopeptidase codes for the protein MDFFQEQRNNNRTTIVLIIVFFAVVLSIGYFIDHFYLGIDVLNGGFPFATVVAFMTAGFWAWVSYYNGDYFVLTSVNAVPVDPADTIAFPKGRLLLDVVKEMSVASGNPMPSVYLIPSDQPNAFATGRDQMHSSIAVTEGLLDKMNREELQAVIGHEMGHIKSRDIKTMMVVAVLLGTIVLISDWLWRISFYGPRRRKDEGISSPAFLIIIAISLAVIAPIIGQIMAMAVSREREYAADASSVEFTRNSMALASALEKIRMDFTPMRNANRGTAHMFISDPLARGIDNKEGFLADLLSTHPPIDKRIAKLRVMSHQTIVQGFNKR
- a CDS encoding peptidylprolyl isomerase, translated to MSDNETNNESINKDQGTKPAGRKAILVISSALIVIVIAAIAILWKTNVLKGGKKPFELISGSGPAIIIGDKTISKKELNKELNLQVALLKEFSAAQGKPFDPYSKQNANIINELKQNVIQGLISLNLLLGYAKQNGITVTDTDVNNTLSGLESKFGKVKFEKILNESGMSEDEIRKQVKDQLVARQVFLSLEKGITVSDADAQAFYKKHKAEFTVPQEVDVRHILVKTQAEAEQIEKELKKGVPFTTLAMEKSIDKASAVNGGDVGFFPEKGAMVPAFSEAAFALKKPGQISPIVHTQFGYHIIQLVAKKAAEKKDFKSVKDMIKQMLVQQKAKNAFETLINALKAKTKIETKV
- a CDS encoding ATP-dependent helicase is translated as MTNQPLLKQTHINTVLDFENALNEEQLKVVLSASGPSLVIAGAGSGKTRTLIYRVAKLIKDGVPPSRLLLVTFTNKAAREMLSRVQKLLSMDNSGIWGGTFHHIANLILRRHIGLLGFKHNFTILDEEDRKDLISDTITEFGLNDNRRFPSEDTVNTILSLSSNLSINVEHTVTKRFPQLTEYIDDLFLIHERLVTKKAKLNALDFDDLLLLLKQLLLEHDDVRTHYEEHFQHILVDEYQDTSKLQADIIDIISQKHRNLMVVGDDSQSIYAFRGAHYDNILGFTERYPDAVVYKLQTNYRSTQAILDLANATIIRNKKQYQKHLIATRGAGVLPVVVELESTDEQAGFIAKHILSISSDLNLNEIAVLYRSHYHSMEIQMELTRLGIPYEVRSGIRFFEQSHIKDVLSYLRFMNNPSDELGFKRALKLYPGIGVKTSGVVWDFFSKHESDISLLNSNELSGIISKKAMHHLNKFYELLQMLSNIEEKLPSDMLMLILDNGYNEYLKLAYTNYETRLEDIKQLINYSTKFKNVTDFLSEMALVATVSASANDAGEKEQVVLSSIHQAKGLEWKAVFIPWLVDGKFPIIRGTQKSHAEVDNDAIEEERRLFYVAITRAKDILYLCYPEALPERGNYDNMITKPSRFIKELPSYAYEKWKD
- a CDS encoding methylmalonyl-CoA mutase family protein; the encoded protein is MNKNDKLKNGIREYEQGLSGVKKRKDRFETFSHINLEDLYTPESLEPYDYVSQLGFPGEYPFTRGIQPLMYRTRLWTMRQYAGFGDALKTNQRFRYLLDAGQTGLSVAFDLPTQMGYDPDSPFSAGEVGRVGVSISTLKDMEILFDKIPLDKVSTSMTINATAIILLTMYMAVADKQHVPHTKLQGTIQNDILKEYIARGTYIFPVEPSIRITTDIFAYCKSHLPNFNTISISGYHIREAGANAVQELAFTFADAIEYVKSGIKAGLVIDDFAPRLSFFFGVHNNLIEEIAKFRAARRIWAKIMKDIFHAENPKSMMLRFHTQTCGSTLTAQQPDNNIIRVTIQALASALGGTQSLHTNSKDEALALPTEASVKLALRTQQIIAHESGIADFVDPLAGSYAVESLTNEIEKKVMNYLDKIEKTGGAVKWIQYGMFKNDIEDSAYVYQQAIEKKESIIVGVNEFTDHEDGHFDILKVDPEIEKAQIKKLNFIRKNRDNESAEQTLKKLKQAARSQENLMPHIYEAVKAYTSIGEISSTLKEVFGEFR